A section of the Triticum dicoccoides isolate Atlit2015 ecotype Zavitan chromosome 7A, WEW_v2.0, whole genome shotgun sequence genome encodes:
- the LOC119330230 gene encoding glycine--tRNA ligase, mitochondrial 1-like, with product MVFMRFRPQLIVSSLSRAPKPSRTLAPQPLAAAARRRSLTATLSFFSSSSMAGAAPSEEALRRALAERQAAVDAQAEAVRSLKASGAKVGVDAAVEALKALKIEAGAAARRLQAAVGSGGGAAREEMRQAVGNTLERKLFYIPSFKIYRGVAGLYDYGPPGCAVKSNVLAFWRQHFVLEENMLEVDCPCVTPEVVLKASGHVDKFTDLMVKDEKTGTCYRADHLLKDFCKDKLEKDLTLSPETAAEFKRVLAVLDDLSREELGAKIKEYGIVAPDTKNPLSAPYPFNLMFQTSIGPTGLSVGYMRPETAQGIFVNFKDLYYYNGQKLPFAAAQIGQAFRNEISPRQGLLRVREFTLAEIEHFVDPEDKSHPKFVDVADLEFLMFPRELQLSGEPAKLTKLAEAVSKGTVNNETLGYFIGRVYLFLTRLGIDKSRLRFRQHLPNEMAHYAADCWDAEIECSYGWTECVGIADRSAYDLKAHSEKSGVPLVAHEKFSEPREVEKLVIVPSKKDLGLAFKGNQKMVVEALEAMSEKEAMDMKAALESNGETNFQVCTLGKEVVITKKMVSISMEKKLEHQRVFTPSVVEPSFGIGRIIYCLFEHSFYTRPSKSEEEQLNVFRFPPIVAPIKCTVFPLVKNQEFDDAAKVLDKELTAAGISHIIDTTGISIGRRYARTDEIGVSFAVTVDSATEVTIRERDSKQQVRVGIDEVASVVKELTEGQSTWTDISFKYPSHIGPQGDQE from the exons ATGGTGTTTATGCGATTCCGCCCCCAGCTTATCGTCTCCTCCCTCTCCCGAGCCCCTAAACCCAGCAGAACCCTAGCCCCacagcccctcgccgccgccgcgcgccgccgctccCTCACCGcgaccctttccttcttctcctcctcctccatggccgGGGCAGCACCCTCGGAAGAAGCGCTCCGCCGGGCGCTGGCGGAGAGGCAGGCGGCAGTGGACGCGCAGGCTGAGGCCGTGCGGTCACTCAAGGCCTCCGGCGCCAAGGTGGGCGTCGACGCGGCGGTCGAGGCGCTGAAGGCTCTAAAGATCGAGGCTGGCGCGGCCGCGCGCAGGCTGCAGGCCGCCGTCGGGTCCGGCGGAGGCGCGGCGCGGGAGGAGATGCGGCAGGCAGTGGGGAACACCCTCGAGCGGAAGCTCTTCTACATACCATCTTTCAAGATCTACCGCGGCGTCGCCGGCCTGTACGACTACGGCCCGCCCGGGTGTGCGGTCAAGTCCAACGTCCTGGCCTTCTGGAGGCAG CATTTTGTTTTGGAGGAGAATATGTTGGAGGTTGACTGCCCCTGTGTGACACCTGAGGTTGTCTTGAAGGCATCAGGGCACGTCGATAAGTTCACCGACCTCATGGTTAAGGATGAGAAGACAGGCACATGCTATCGTGCTGATCACCTGTTGAAAGATTTCTGCAAGGACAAGCTTGAGAAGGATCTCACCTTGTCCCCTGAGACGGCTGCCGAGTTTAAGCGCGTCCTTGCTGTGTTAGATGACCTCTCACGAGAGGAACTCGGTGCAAAGATCAAGGAATATGGCATTGTTGCCCCTGATACAAAGAACCCACTCTCTGCTCCCTACCCATTCAATCTTATGTTCCAGACATCAATTGGCCCAACAGGTCTTAGCGTGGG GTATATGAGGCCAGAGACTGCACAGGGTATTTTTGTCAACTTCAAGGACTTGTACTACTACAATGGCCAAAAGCTTCCCTTTGCAGCAGCTCAAATTGGTCAAGCATTCCGTAACGAG ATCTCTCCACGTCAAGGTCTTCTACGAGTGCGTGAATTCACATTGGCCGAGATTGAGCACTTCGTAGATCCTGAGGATAAGTCACATCCCAAGTTTGTTGATGTTGCTGATTTGGAGTTCTTGATGTTTCCGAGAGAGCTGCAGCTCTCAGGGGAGCCGGCCAAGTTAACGAAGCTTGCAGAAGCAGTTTCGAAG GGAACTGTTAATAATGAGACACTTGGTTACTTTATTGGAAGGGTCTATCTTTTCCTGACACGTTTGGGAATTGATAAGAGCCGATTGCGCTTCAGACAGCATCTACCTAATGAGATGGCTCATTATGCTGCTGACTGCTGGGATGCAGAGATTGAGTGTTCTTATGGATGGACAGAGTGTGTGGGCATTGCAGATAGATCTGCATATGATTTAAAAGCTCATTCT GAGAAAAGTGGCGTTCCACTTGTTGCTCATGAAAAGTTTTCAGAGCCTAGAGAAGTTGAG AAACTTGTTATCGTGCCCTCAAAGAAAGACCTAGGGCTTGCTTTCAAGGGCAATCAGAAGATGGTGGTTGAAGCATTGGAG GCTATGAGTGAGAAGGAAGCAATGGACATGAAGGCTGCACTGGAATCTAATGGGGAGACGAACTTCCAAGTTTGCACACTTGGAAAGGAAGTGGTGATTACAAAGAAAATGGTATCGATCAGTATGGAGAAGAAGCTGGAGCACCAGCGAGTCTTCACCCCTTCAGTTGTTGAGCCCTCATTTGGCATAGGGAGGATAATCTATTGTCTGTTTGAGCATTCCTTCTACACAAGACCTAGCAAATCAGAAGAGGAGCAGCTGAATGTCTTCCGGTTCCCTCCTATCGTGGCTCCTATCAAGTGCACTGTGTTCCCGCTGGTAAAGAATCAAGAGTTTGATGATGCCGCCAAAGTGCTTGATAAAGAATTAACAGCTGCAGGCATCTCACACATTATTGACACGACTG GCATTTCTATCGGGAGGAGGTACGCAAGAACGGACGAGATCGGTGTTTCTTTTGCAGTAACTGTCGATTCTGCAACAGAGGTGACGATCCGAGAGAGGGACAGCAAACAGCAGGTGAGGGTGGGCATCGACGAGGTGGCATCGGTGGTGAAGGAGCTGACAGAAGGCCAAAGCACCTGGACCGATATTTCATTCAAGTATCCCAGCCATATCGGTCCCCAAGGTGACCAGGAGTAA